A genomic window from Xyrauchen texanus isolate HMW12.3.18 chromosome 15, RBS_HiC_50CHRs, whole genome shotgun sequence includes:
- the LOC127655622 gene encoding B-cell antigen receptor complex-associated protein alpha chain-like — MEFGLIFFLYFWAAVANGNHAVLKLEADQPFQRVPFAHDATIHCCYRCKENPQVRWLINTYTINGTILTRFVNLTEEVVDKEMLEENGIKCHSLVLKSTHLHDTGLYQCYLNHSSARISIFTHGTFLQVYKPILKTLNLSESAKNSIITAEGVLLLLCVLIPGTMLLCKSKRLNKLEGKGRREEENIYEGLNLDDCNSTYHQIQRSQMQGPYQDVASCGDDIHLEKP; from the exons ATGGAGTTTGGATTGATCTTTTTCTTATATTTCTGGGCAG CTGTGGCCAATGGTAATCATGCAGTGCTGAAACTGGAGGCAGATCAGCCATTTCAGCGTGTTCCTTTCGCCCATGATGCCACAATTCACTGCTGCTACCGTTGTAAGGAGAACCCACAAGTCAGGTGGCTCATAAACACTTACACAATCAATGGGACCATATTGACCAGATTTGTAAATCTGACAGAAGAGGTGGTGGATAAGGAAATGCTTGAAGAAAATGGAATCAAATGCCATTCATTGGTACTGAAGAGCACCCATCTCCATGACACAGGCCTGTACCAGTGTTACCTAAATCACAGCTCTGCTCGcatcagcatctttactcatgGCACCTTCCTCCAAGTCTACA AACCCATACTCAAGACCCTGAACCTCAGTGAAAGTGCCAAGAACAGCATCATTACAGCAGAGGGGGTATTGCTGCTGTTGTGCGTACTGATTCCTGGCACCATGCTCCTCTGTAAG TCAAAGAGGCTGAATAAACTGGAGGGAAAGGGAAGAAGGGAGGAGGAGAATATCTATGAG GGTCTAAACCTGGATGACTGCAACTCAACGTACCATCAAATTCAACGCTCCCAAATGCAAGGCCCTTATCAGGATGTGGCCAGCTGTGGAGATGACATTCATCTGGAGAAGCCTTAG